The region GCACACGTACTCAGAGCAACGGTAAACGCAAAGAAAAGAAATTTCTTCATGCTGTTATCTCCTTAAAATGGTGTTAAATGAGGTAATAATATGCTCAGTAAAAATTTTAACCATCTCAACCGCTTGTTGCGGCGTAACAATTTTTTGTTGTGCTAATTCTTGTTTTGCGCGGTCTGTCACTTCACTCAGTTTAACTTTGTCTTCAGCGCTAACCATTTTGAGCGGCCGCGTAAACTGATAATAATTCATATCAAAGCTGGTGATGCACGATTGCACAATTGATTCTGCGAGCAGCGCTTCGTTTTCTGGTTCCGGGTTTTTTTTGTACGGCATAAAAACTTGTGCCGAGGCAATAATTTCGTCAGAAATGGTTTGGAGTGTACCCACAATGTGCTCGCAGGCCGATGTGTTAGTTTGTGGTGCTGGCTCGTTTGAAAATGCTCTGCTATTCAATAAAATTATCATTATAAGAGCATAATATTTTTTCATGTTTTACTCACGTTTCGTTTGATGGTTTATGTGTACTGTACAATAATTCATAACCAAAAAAATTCAAAGATATTTCTACTTTTGGTCAGAAAAATAAAAAGTGTTGCATCATGTTCAAGCGCCATGCAAAACTAGCGCGGTGGTAGGTAATCGTGCCAAAAAAAAGGAGAAATTAGTGAAATCACAAAAAGCGTTTACGTTAATTGAACTGATGATAGTCATGGCCATTATGGCCTTTTTGGCAGGCATTGCCGTGCCACAATATTTTCAATATCAGTTGCGTGCTCGCCAGGCAGAAGCCGGCATGATTTTGGCATCGCTGCACACGGCCCAGCAGGCTTATTTTGCAGAAAACGGTAAGTATACTTCGGTACTCAACGGTGATCAGGGACTAGGTTGGAAGCCAGAAGGTTATCGTGGTGGCGGTGCTGATGAAAACTTTTATTATACGTACGGTTTTAATGTTCCTGGCGCGCAGGAAGGCGTTCATTATTTTACCGGCAAGCTGTGTGCATCGCGTGACAGTTTGGGGCAAACGTATGCCGACCAGACCGGCTTTGTTGCCAAAGCAGCAGCAGATTTGCGCGGCAAAAATAATGTTGATGTGTGGCAGATTGATGAGTCACGCAAGATTAGTCATGTGCAGAATGGGGTTTGATTTTTTTGTCCGTTCGTTTAAACCCTTCGACTCTTCGAGACAGAACTCTGCGAGTTCTTCCTCAGGGCAGGCGGGAAGAGCCTTTAGCTCTGAGCTTTGCCGAAGAGTCAGGGCGAACGGGGAATGCGTTAATGGCATTTTGTTTCTTGAGCTTCATTTTGTTTTGTGAGGCTAAAAAAGTGATTACCATCTTCATTTCGAATTGTTCATTTCTTCGCCGTTCGTCCTGAGCTTGTCGAAGGATTTGAACGGCACTAAAAAAACAAGCGTACCAACGGCTCTTTAAAGAAATAAAAAATAATAGCGC is a window of Candidatus Babeliales bacterium DNA encoding:
- a CDS encoding prepilin-type N-terminal cleavage/methylation domain-containing protein, with the translated sequence MKSQKAFTLIELMIVMAIMAFLAGIAVPQYFQYQLRARQAEAGMILASLHTAQQAYFAENGKYTSVLNGDQGLGWKPEGYRGGGADENFYYTYGFNVPGAQEGVHYFTGKLCASRDSLGQTYADQTGFVAKAAADLRGKNNVDVWQIDESRKISHVQNGV